A region of Polycladomyces subterraneus DNA encodes the following proteins:
- a CDS encoding carbohydrate ABC transporter permease — protein sequence MGNRRRIRLEDLAGWGFILPLMTGLLLFRLYPLVESLRLSFYHTNGVMETWAGWDNYRYLLRDEDFWEALRNTLVLGGIGMAISIPGSLVLATWIHSARWGRTFFRAVYFLPNITSMVAVAVVFQFLFYPTDQGLINYVLTGWGVPAQGWFADPDTSKLAVALMGVWHGIGYSILIVLAGLQSVPSELYEAAAIDGAGPIRRWWHVTLPGVRPILVFLLITGIISAMRRFNDVWMIGGEAGNPGGSLSTLMLYIYRVGFHSFELGKASAAAYLLFVVVFLLTLAHFRLIQFQRRE from the coding sequence ATGGGCAATCGTCGCCGAATTCGGCTGGAAGACCTCGCGGGATGGGGATTCATCCTGCCGCTGATGACGGGATTGTTGCTGTTTAGGCTGTATCCGTTGGTGGAATCCCTGCGGCTTAGTTTTTATCATACCAACGGGGTGATGGAAACGTGGGCGGGATGGGACAATTACCGTTACCTGCTGCGGGACGAAGATTTCTGGGAAGCACTGCGCAATACCCTGGTTCTGGGCGGAATCGGCATGGCGATCAGCATCCCCGGTTCATTGGTATTGGCGACATGGATTCATTCGGCCCGATGGGGCCGCACCTTTTTCCGTGCAGTCTATTTCCTGCCCAACATCACCTCGATGGTGGCGGTGGCGGTCGTCTTTCAGTTTCTCTTCTATCCCACCGATCAGGGGTTGATCAATTATGTACTGACGGGGTGGGGGGTTCCGGCGCAGGGGTGGTTTGCCGATCCGGATACATCCAAACTGGCGGTGGCATTGATGGGCGTATGGCATGGGATCGGATATTCCATCCTGATCGTGCTCGCCGGCCTTCAGTCAGTGCCTAGCGAGTTGTATGAAGCGGCGGCGATCGATGGTGCCGGACCGATTCGACGATGGTGGCACGTAACGCTGCCGGGGGTCCGCCCGATTCTCGTTTTTTTGTTGATCACCGGCATAATCAGCGCCATGCGGCGGTTCAACGACGTATGGATGATCGGCGGCGAGGCGGGCAACCCCGGGGGCAGTTTGTCCACGTTGATGCTGTACATCTATCGTGTCGGATTTCACAGCTTTGAGCTGGGCAAGGCTTCAGCCGCTGCGTATTTGCTGTTTGTCGTGGTCTTTTTGCTCACGTTGGCCCATTTTCGCCTGATCCAGTTTCAACGGCGTGAATGA
- a CDS encoding PIG-L family deacetylase: MTKKNAHWFSVIVALATGLALLLSGCSNSHAAFGATMPHPVVLHRMTRTIRPQSSTPKQVASLMSNHFSNTVIYFDPHPDDEVLTFGVPIRNDLSAGKQVYLVLMSAGEHSISREVINGRYDRQSVRSSRTGRRVWCKIHHRYHNPVAEGYPYMTVAAFGKARIQEFIRASLALGVPYSHLAVYHLPNDHFTHAAVKRIMLDWIHRYPGATLKTMSAWDVHPDHAMLGRVLDELYAEGIVRNKVNYASVATRLKYDHNHWPIIGLTHRQDRKILKRALNVYKAWNPKRGEFALGYHSVPAQFDFVERHMTSKRVAG; the protein is encoded by the coding sequence ATGACCAAAAAAAACGCACACTGGTTTTCTGTCATAGTCGCCCTAGCAACTGGCCTCGCTTTGCTGCTGTCGGGTTGCTCCAATTCCCATGCTGCATTCGGTGCGACCATGCCCCATCCTGTGGTGCTTCACCGCATGACCCGGACAATCCGGCCACAATCGTCGACTCCCAAACAGGTCGCGTCCCTCATGTCAAATCATTTCAGTAACACGGTGATCTACTTTGACCCGCATCCCGACGACGAAGTCCTGACCTTCGGGGTTCCCATCAGAAATGATTTGTCTGCAGGCAAACAGGTGTATTTGGTGTTGATGTCGGCGGGGGAACATTCCATTTCCCGGGAAGTGATCAACGGGCGGTATGATCGGCAGTCCGTCCGGTCGTCACGGACGGGTCGACGTGTGTGGTGCAAAATTCACCACCGATATCACAATCCCGTTGCAGAAGGATATCCGTATATGACGGTGGCGGCATTCGGAAAAGCGCGCATTCAAGAGTTTATCCGCGCATCTCTGGCGCTGGGTGTACCGTATTCACACTTGGCCGTCTACCATTTGCCCAACGATCATTTCACGCACGCGGCGGTGAAACGGATTATGCTTGACTGGATCCATCGATACCCGGGCGCCACACTCAAAACGATGTCCGCTTGGGATGTTCATCCCGACCACGCGATGCTGGGACGGGTACTGGATGAGCTGTACGCGGAAGGAATAGTGAGGAACAAGGTGAATTACGCATCCGTCGCCACCCGGTTGAAATATGATCACAACCATTGGCCGATCATCGGGCTGACCCACCGCCAAGACCGCAAAATCCTGAAACGGGCCCTTAACGTGTACAAAGCGTGGAATCCCAAACGAGGCGAATTTGCGTTGGGCTATCATTCGGTTCCAGCGCAGTTCGATTTTGTGGAACGCCACATGACCAGCAAGCGCGTGGCTGGTTAA
- a CDS encoding cation diffusion facilitator family transporter has translation MRSDQFRQAEKGAWIGIIGNTLLAIFKGIIGVVAHSQALIADAVHSASDVAGSLAVLIGVRAAQMPPDEDHPYGHGKAESIAAIIVAVLLGVVGFQMVYDSFESLFVPARAPGWWAAVAAVVSMVVKEWMFRYKYRLGKRIGSQALIVNAWEHRSDVFSSFAALLGIGGAILGARLGVSPLVYLDAVAGIFVSILVLLMAYKLAKESIHTTMDHVLHEEDAAELVEAASSVSGVTRVDELRAREHGHYVIVDVKIAVDPQITVEEGHQIGKRVKHTLMERFDFVSDVLVHVNPYSEEEKET, from the coding sequence ATGAGATCGGATCAATTTCGTCAAGCAGAAAAAGGAGCTTGGATCGGCATCATCGGCAACACGCTGTTGGCTATCTTCAAAGGGATCATCGGTGTGGTGGCTCACAGTCAGGCCTTGATCGCCGATGCTGTCCATTCAGCCTCCGACGTGGCCGGTTCCCTCGCCGTGCTGATCGGGGTGCGGGCCGCGCAGATGCCGCCGGATGAAGATCATCCTTACGGCCACGGTAAAGCCGAATCCATCGCTGCGATTATCGTGGCGGTGTTGCTGGGCGTAGTGGGATTTCAGATGGTGTATGACTCGTTTGAATCGCTGTTTGTACCTGCTCGGGCGCCTGGATGGTGGGCTGCTGTTGCCGCAGTGGTTTCCATGGTCGTCAAGGAATGGATGTTTCGCTACAAGTACCGGTTGGGCAAACGGATCGGTTCGCAGGCTTTGATCGTTAACGCGTGGGAACATCGTTCTGACGTGTTTTCCTCATTTGCCGCCCTGCTCGGAATCGGTGGCGCGATCCTGGGAGCTCGTCTGGGTGTATCCCCATTGGTTTATTTGGATGCAGTTGCAGGCATCTTCGTATCCATTCTGGTTTTACTGATGGCTTACAAGTTGGCGAAAGAGTCGATTCACACTACGATGGACCACGTTTTGCATGAGGAGGATGCCGCGGAGTTGGTGGAGGCGGCTTCTTCCGTATCTGGTGTGACACGGGTGGACGAGTTGCGTGCCAGAGAGCACGGACACTACGTCATCGTGGACGTGAAAATCGCGGTAGATCCCCAGATCACGGTGGAAGAGGGGCATCAAATCGGCAAACGGGTCAAGCACACGCTGATGGAACGTTTTGATTTTGTTTCCGACGTACTCGTACATGTCAATCCCTATTCCGAAGAAGAAAAGGAGACATGA
- a CDS encoding ABC transporter substrate-binding protein, giving the protein MRRQRWLLCGWLVVLLTVMTACSGSQDWKVSGNPAQLEGKVVVNTIDFKIDDYTDPVTGSKMPGLKTAMKPFLKQHPHLQVEFINIPWQDYNTKQQTMLLSGQADVFYLPQFRAFYEQGLIRPIDDLLRQDPTLKISSRYQRAVLPLIKDRTGQHTLGLPSGAFSRLITVDNQLFRDWGVKPLSARPTPEEVLAKAKRMTGKDPRTGEQTYGLYWDGVWRTSTLLESLISYYGGRNEVVTGDVSRPRTLKFHFHHPAFVKSVQWMMAATPYVHPGFLVSQGQENLFTDRNQHAIVLENPNMEVPWKQYVGKKDDRLLHRFSLRVNFKGPDGLGSPISTTPWCISAKTQNPAAAWEVAKFLAGPQVQQFKYENEMVPPSVQPFDFQRKDDPYVPVYVQNAKTNTTTPWLMDMPYQKTILVPWVSKVLSQVQQGKRVDLDKEIDQLQQRMEQWTEEQGH; this is encoded by the coding sequence GTGAGACGGCAACGTTGGTTACTCTGTGGGTGGCTTGTTGTGCTGTTGACGGTGATGACGGCTTGCTCAGGCTCCCAAGACTGGAAAGTAAGCGGTAATCCGGCTCAATTGGAGGGCAAAGTGGTGGTCAACACCATTGACTTCAAAATCGACGATTACACTGACCCGGTGACAGGATCCAAAATGCCGGGACTGAAGACCGCCATGAAACCCTTCTTGAAGCAACACCCGCACTTGCAAGTGGAATTCATCAACATACCGTGGCAGGATTACAACACCAAACAGCAAACCATGCTGTTGAGCGGACAAGCGGATGTGTTCTACTTACCGCAGTTTCGCGCTTTTTATGAACAGGGATTGATTCGCCCGATCGATGATTTACTCCGGCAAGATCCCACGCTAAAGATTTCCTCGCGGTATCAGCGGGCAGTTTTGCCACTGATCAAAGACCGGACGGGACAACATACATTGGGCTTGCCGTCCGGGGCGTTCTCCCGCTTGATCACGGTGGACAATCAACTGTTTCGCGATTGGGGGGTCAAACCGCTGTCGGCCCGTCCCACACCTGAAGAAGTATTGGCAAAAGCGAAGCGCATGACGGGGAAAGATCCACGAACGGGTGAACAAACCTACGGCCTCTACTGGGATGGCGTATGGCGTACCTCCACGCTATTGGAAAGTCTGATCAGCTATTACGGAGGAAGAAACGAGGTGGTCACCGGCGATGTTTCCCGGCCGCGTACGTTGAAGTTTCATTTTCATCATCCCGCATTCGTTAAAAGCGTGCAGTGGATGATGGCGGCCACCCCCTATGTGCATCCCGGATTTTTGGTGAGCCAGGGACAGGAAAACCTGTTCACTGATCGGAACCAGCATGCGATCGTGCTGGAAAACCCCAACATGGAAGTGCCGTGGAAACAATATGTCGGGAAAAAGGACGACCGTTTGTTGCATCGTTTCTCCCTACGCGTCAACTTTAAAGGTCCGGACGGTTTGGGTTCGCCGATCAGTACGACACCTTGGTGCATCTCCGCCAAAACACAAAACCCAGCAGCGGCATGGGAAGTGGCCAAATTCCTCGCTGGCCCCCAAGTCCAGCAGTTCAAATACGAAAACGAAATGGTTCCGCCCAGCGTTCAGCCCTTTGATTTCCAAAGAAAAGACGATCCCTATGTGCCCGTCTACGTTCAAAATGCCAAAACCAATACCACTACCCCGTGGCTGATGGATATGCCATATCAAAAAACGATCCTGGTTCCCTGGGTGAGCAAAGTGCTGTCTCAGGTTCAGCAAGGTAAACGAGTAGATCTGGACAAAGAGATTGACCAATTGCAACAGCGAATGGAACAATGGACCGAGGAACAGGGGCATTGA
- a CDS encoding post-transcriptional regulator — translation MRQSLKPVSRKAKSSVELLSESELMQCIEDLCNSKAEEFRMYGYENVTGEQVWACVSENYRRGWPRLNRLVNDILSLKATRFMNWLMISVYKNDSEEPLKRKS, via the coding sequence ATGCGGCAATCTTTGAAACCGGTGAGCCGGAAAGCCAAGTCCTCCGTTGAGCTGTTGAGCGAATCCGAGCTGATGCAGTGCATCGAGGATTTGTGCAACAGCAAAGCCGAAGAATTTCGGATGTACGGATACGAAAATGTGACTGGTGAACAGGTGTGGGCCTGCGTTTCCGAGAATTATCGGCGTGGGTGGCCACGCTTGAACCGCCTGGTGAACGACATTTTGTCCCTGAAAGCCACCCGTTTCATGAACTGGCTGATGATCAGCGTCTACAAAAACGATTCGGAAGAACCATTGAAGAGAAAAAGCTGA
- a CDS encoding DoxX family protein: MSQSRTEWGLLLGRIILGIIMLAHGLQKMSALGQVAKMFAGQMGLPGPLAYVVAVVETVAGLLLILGLWVEIAAVAVGLVMVGAIATVKWKAGFFGGYELDLALLGFSLVLTLSGSRKWALSGLWSKKVSSDTDTPIAG, translated from the coding sequence ATGTCACAATCGAGAACAGAGTGGGGCTTGTTGCTGGGCCGAATCATTTTGGGCATCATTATGCTGGCACATGGATTGCAAAAAATGTCCGCATTGGGTCAAGTGGCGAAGATGTTTGCCGGTCAAATGGGCTTGCCAGGACCGTTGGCATATGTCGTGGCTGTGGTGGAGACTGTAGCCGGGTTGCTGTTGATCTTGGGATTGTGGGTGGAAATCGCTGCCGTGGCAGTAGGATTGGTGATGGTGGGGGCGATCGCCACAGTCAAGTGGAAAGCAGGCTTTTTCGGTGGATATGAACTGGATCTGGCATTGTTGGGATTCAGTCTGGTGTTGACGCTGAGCGGCAGCCGGAAATGGGCATTGTCCGGGCTGTGGTCGAAAAAGGTATCATCGGATACGGATACTCCGATCGCGGGCTGA
- a CDS encoding carbohydrate ABC transporter permease gives MDQGSLVNPSPQRYPVQIHQRVILVLAILSAVKRTIHQTALTTLMERRSRMFRQATWGQWCIMVLLSIGAAIMLIPFLWMVSTSLDGQAMTQVPFPPRLIPKEPTWKSYVIPFANVPLARYFFNSFLIALCEVSVSVLSALMAGYAFSLLRFRGARGLFLLALGTLMIPPEVAMIPSFLLLNEWGMTNSLWAFILPSLAAVIGTFLVKQYMDTLPPELRDAAKMDGASEWAIFWRIYVPLSGPVIATLVILQFLWSWNDVLWPLLMLSRPDWYTVQIGVAMFVHDSGQRIFPAIHMAVAVLSLLPVLILYLLLQRHVVQSIAYSGIKQ, from the coding sequence ATGGACCAGGGCAGTTTGGTCAATCCATCGCCGCAACGTTATCCCGTGCAGATTCATCAGCGTGTGATTCTGGTGCTTGCCATTCTCTCTGCGGTGAAGCGGACCATTCATCAGACAGCCCTCACTACGTTAATGGAAAGGAGGAGTCGAATGTTCCGTCAAGCTACTTGGGGTCAATGGTGCATCATGGTGTTGCTGTCGATCGGAGCGGCGATCATGCTGATTCCGTTCCTGTGGATGGTATCTACCAGCCTGGACGGTCAGGCGATGACGCAGGTGCCGTTTCCGCCGCGATTGATTCCCAAGGAGCCGACTTGGAAAAGCTATGTCATTCCGTTTGCCAATGTACCGCTGGCCCGCTATTTTTTCAATTCCTTTCTTATCGCATTGTGTGAAGTGTCGGTTTCCGTCCTGTCGGCGTTGATGGCGGGATATGCATTTTCCCTGCTGCGGTTTCGCGGAGCGAGAGGATTGTTTCTGCTCGCACTGGGGACGTTGATGATCCCACCGGAAGTGGCGATGATCCCGTCGTTTCTGCTGCTGAATGAATGGGGGATGACCAATTCATTGTGGGCTTTTATACTCCCGTCATTGGCGGCGGTGATCGGCACGTTTTTGGTCAAGCAGTACATGGATACGTTGCCTCCGGAACTTCGTGATGCGGCCAAAATGGATGGTGCATCCGAGTGGGCCATTTTCTGGCGCATCTATGTTCCGCTGTCCGGACCGGTGATCGCCACACTGGTGATCCTGCAGTTTTTGTGGTCGTGGAACGATGTGTTATGGCCTTTGTTGATGCTGAGTCGTCCTGACTGGTACACCGTACAGATCGGGGTGGCGATGTTCGTGCATGACAGCGGTCAGCGGATTTTTCCCGCCATCCACATGGCGGTGGCGGTGCTCAGTCTGTTGCCGGTACTGATCTTGTATTTGCTGTTACAGCGACATGTGGTGCAAAGTATCGCTTATTCCGGGATCAAGCAATGA
- the recJ gene encoding single-stranded-DNA-specific exonuclease RecJ: MLRPKTRWLTVEADQASCSALADSLGVHPVVARLLVNRGLTEVESARRFLRADASDLHDPFLMDGMEEAVDRIRTALKRNEKILVYGDYDADGVSSTALMMTVFRRLGADAHYYIPNRFREGYGLNKEALAKAKADGVDLVITVDTGISAVEEAAYARELGLDLIITDHHEPPDAIPESLAVINPKKPNCPYPFDMLAGVGVAFKLVQALLGEVPEEVWELAALGTIADLVPLVDENRIIAVGGLRRMNQRRHVGLRALMDVSGIRGEVGSGHVGFSLGPRINASGRLDSAVHAVELLLTQDDETAYMLANQLDQMNRERQQLVEEIFEEARAMVEADPDAHRRFIVVASPGWNVGVIGIVASRLVERYYRPTIVLGIDEETGMAKGSARSIEGLDMYRALSECADLLPHFGGHKMAAGMTLPAQDVPELHRRLDRLVAEWLTEEDYIPVSRVESELTPDQVSVELIEQLEHLAPYGVGNPTPRFRVTGAGLSQIQLMGADRNHVKLILSDGNGTLDAVGFRMKELAEEVTPHARIEVLGELQINEWNNKRIPQLLIRDVHVPHVQIFDWRGNGDKRDRLNRLLADPYTLMLTSAPEKVADRDQPSAWSVSWKEWEKEAQTAPDRWSELRRLVLLEPPPSLQTWERLVHTLSHVERFYFAFGDAEMDDVLLKTPDREGFKQLYGWLLRVQSVRLPRDLQRLQKLTGLSRRMISFMLRVFEELEFVDASGDHLRVVPQPAKRPLHTSASYRRQIEKERVMRQLVYSSYRELCHYVFDLLGLDLKIGGDEHGFQRKDSRDSRLPATGHSV; the protein is encoded by the coding sequence ATGCTGCGCCCGAAAACACGCTGGCTGACCGTGGAGGCGGATCAGGCCAGCTGTTCTGCCTTGGCGGACTCGCTTGGAGTCCATCCGGTCGTCGCGCGTCTCTTGGTCAATCGGGGATTGACCGAGGTGGAATCTGCGCGGCGGTTTTTACGTGCGGACGCTTCCGATTTGCATGATCCCTTTTTAATGGACGGGATGGAAGAAGCGGTGGACCGCATCCGAACGGCACTGAAACGAAACGAGAAAATCTTGGTATACGGTGATTACGACGCGGACGGTGTATCCAGTACCGCCTTGATGATGACGGTATTTCGGCGTCTGGGAGCTGATGCGCACTATTACATACCCAACCGTTTCCGCGAAGGATATGGGTTGAACAAGGAAGCGTTGGCCAAAGCCAAAGCGGATGGAGTCGATTTGGTCATTACGGTCGATACTGGTATCAGTGCGGTAGAAGAAGCCGCATATGCCAGAGAGTTGGGATTGGATCTCATTATTACGGACCATCACGAACCTCCGGATGCGATCCCCGAATCATTGGCGGTGATCAATCCGAAAAAGCCGAACTGCCCGTATCCATTCGATATGTTGGCCGGAGTGGGCGTGGCGTTCAAGCTGGTCCAGGCGCTGCTGGGAGAAGTGCCGGAAGAAGTGTGGGAATTGGCAGCACTGGGCACAATTGCGGACCTCGTCCCATTGGTAGACGAAAACAGAATCATCGCCGTCGGCGGATTGCGTAGAATGAACCAGCGGAGACACGTTGGCCTGCGAGCGTTGATGGATGTCTCCGGGATCCGTGGCGAGGTGGGATCGGGTCATGTCGGATTTTCGCTTGGTCCGAGAATCAATGCAAGTGGACGTCTGGACAGTGCGGTGCATGCGGTGGAACTGTTGTTGACGCAAGACGATGAAACCGCTTATATGCTGGCAAATCAACTGGATCAGATGAACCGGGAACGACAGCAACTGGTGGAGGAGATCTTTGAGGAAGCGCGGGCGATGGTGGAAGCGGACCCTGATGCACACCGTCGGTTCATCGTGGTTGCTTCACCCGGATGGAATGTCGGCGTCATAGGCATCGTTGCGTCCCGGTTGGTGGAACGCTATTACCGGCCCACCATCGTGCTCGGCATCGATGAGGAGACGGGGATGGCCAAAGGTTCGGCACGCAGTATCGAAGGGCTGGACATGTACCGGGCCCTGTCGGAGTGTGCTGATCTGCTGCCTCATTTCGGCGGCCACAAAATGGCGGCGGGTATGACGCTACCGGCACAGGACGTCCCGGAATTGCACCGACGTCTGGACCGTCTCGTTGCCGAATGGTTGACCGAGGAGGATTATATTCCGGTTTCCCGGGTGGAATCCGAGCTGACGCCGGATCAGGTGAGTGTGGAATTGATCGAACAATTGGAGCATCTCGCACCTTATGGCGTGGGGAATCCTACTCCGCGGTTTCGTGTCACGGGAGCGGGTTTGTCCCAAATCCAACTTATGGGAGCGGACCGCAATCACGTGAAATTGATTTTATCGGACGGAAACGGTACATTGGATGCGGTGGGATTCCGTATGAAAGAGTTGGCCGAGGAAGTCACCCCGCACGCCCGGATCGAGGTGTTGGGAGAACTGCAGATCAACGAGTGGAACAACAAACGAATCCCCCAGTTGTTAATTCGTGATGTACACGTTCCACACGTCCAGATCTTCGATTGGCGGGGAAACGGAGACAAACGGGATCGGCTGAACCGGTTGCTTGCGGATCCGTACACTTTAATGCTGACTTCCGCTCCTGAAAAGGTTGCGGATCGGGATCAACCATCGGCTTGGTCGGTGTCCTGGAAAGAGTGGGAGAAGGAAGCGCAGACGGCACCGGATCGTTGGTCCGAACTCCGCAGGTTGGTGTTGTTGGAACCCCCTCCCAGCTTGCAGACGTGGGAACGGCTCGTCCACACGCTTTCGCATGTAGAACGTTTTTATTTTGCGTTCGGCGATGCCGAGATGGATGATGTGCTGTTGAAAACCCCAGACAGAGAAGGGTTCAAACAATTGTACGGTTGGTTGCTGCGCGTACAGTCGGTTCGTTTGCCGCGGGATTTACAACGTCTGCAAAAACTGACCGGGCTTTCCAGGAGAATGATCTCCTTTATGTTGCGTGTGTTTGAGGAGCTGGAATTTGTGGATGCCAGCGGAGATCATCTTCGGGTCGTGCCGCAACCGGCCAAGCGACCGCTCCATACCTCCGCTTCCTATCGGAGGCAGATCGAGAAGGAGCGTGTCATGCGCCAACTCGTGTATTCTTCCTACCGTGAATTATGCCATTATGTATTCGATCTTCTGGGATTGGACTTGAAAATAGGAGGAGACGAACATGGATTTCAAAGAAAAGATTCGCGTGATTCCCGACTTCCCGCAACCGGGCATTCGGTTTAA
- the spoVB gene encoding stage V sporulation protein B, with product MTKQSFLHGTLILVGAGFITKILGFVYRIALSRIIGDEGMGLFQMAFPILLFVIVLATAGLPVAISKLVSEAEATGDEERIRFILRVSLSIVIVTSMVLTGLTVLFAPWIASHLLTDERAVYALTGIAPVIPIVAIASIFRGYFQGRQQMNPYAAAQIVEQIVRIITILLLAQFLLPYGVEYASAGAMIGMVVGEGAGLFVLLRAFRNDPRRPPLRMRIGRKDRVGTLSRLSRLALPVTASRTFGSLSYAVEPIVVSQSLAIAGIATTTATALYGQLEGMAIPLVYFPAFITYALSVSLVPAVSEAAARGQGRLVEHRLRQAVRLSMIVGAPCAVWMFVLAEPLTLLVYHNTEVARLMQILAPFAVFLYLQGPLAAVLQGLDKANEAMRNSIFGSLIKTGLIFLFASRPSLGIDGVALAINCGIVIVTALHLISIMRHIPFTVHLRDWIKLTVCVAGMAATSLLWLNHSTGALWLRMLSTFGVSAGMYGALLILFSLIRKEDARHLPVIGKWMNRLLPR from the coding sequence GTGACCAAGCAGTCATTTTTGCACGGCACCCTGATCTTGGTCGGTGCGGGGTTTATTACGAAAATCCTCGGATTTGTCTACCGTATTGCATTGTCCCGTATCATCGGTGACGAAGGCATGGGTTTGTTTCAGATGGCGTTCCCGATCCTGCTGTTCGTCATTGTCCTCGCAACTGCGGGATTGCCAGTGGCTATCTCTAAGCTGGTCTCGGAAGCTGAAGCCACCGGCGATGAAGAACGCATCCGTTTCATCCTCAGGGTATCGCTGAGCATCGTCATCGTAACCAGTATGGTGTTAACGGGACTGACGGTTTTGTTTGCGCCGTGGATCGCTTCTCATCTCTTGACGGACGAGAGAGCCGTCTATGCTTTGACCGGTATCGCTCCCGTCATCCCCATCGTGGCGATCGCCTCCATTTTTCGTGGCTATTTTCAGGGACGCCAACAGATGAATCCGTATGCCGCCGCCCAAATCGTCGAGCAGATCGTTCGGATCATCACGATTCTCCTGTTGGCCCAATTTTTGTTGCCCTATGGGGTGGAATACGCATCGGCAGGCGCCATGATCGGCATGGTGGTGGGAGAAGGTGCGGGTTTGTTCGTGTTATTGCGCGCATTTCGCAATGACCCCCGGAGACCGCCGCTTCGCATGAGGATCGGACGGAAGGACCGCGTCGGCACCTTGAGTCGGCTGAGTCGGTTGGCCTTACCTGTTACCGCCAGCAGAACGTTCGGTTCGCTTTCCTATGCGGTGGAACCGATCGTCGTTTCCCAGAGCCTGGCTATCGCCGGCATTGCCACCACAACAGCGACGGCATTATATGGGCAATTGGAGGGAATGGCCATTCCGTTGGTCTATTTTCCAGCGTTCATCACATATGCGTTGTCCGTCTCACTCGTCCCAGCTGTATCCGAAGCGGCGGCACGGGGACAGGGCCGTTTGGTCGAACATCGCCTGCGCCAGGCGGTTCGGTTGTCTATGATCGTCGGCGCTCCGTGTGCAGTGTGGATGTTCGTACTGGCCGAGCCTTTGACACTTTTGGTTTACCACAACACGGAGGTGGCCCGCTTGATGCAGATTCTGGCCCCCTTCGCTGTCTTCCTGTACCTCCAGGGACCGTTGGCGGCAGTTCTGCAAGGGTTGGATAAAGCGAATGAGGCCATGCGCAATTCCATTTTCGGATCGTTGATCAAAACAGGGTTGATTTTTCTGTTCGCCTCCCGTCCGTCCCTCGGGATCGACGGGGTGGCACTGGCCATCAATTGCGGGATCGTCATCGTTACAGCGCTCCATCTCATAAGTATCATGCGCCATATCCCGTTCACTGTTCATCTGAGGGACTGGATCAAGCTGACCGTCTGCGTCGCCGGGATGGCAGCGACGTCGCTCCTGTGGCTGAACCACAGTACCGGTGCGTTGTGGCTGCGGATGTTGTCCACATTCGGGGTGAGTGCCGGGATGTATGGTGCACTCCTGATCCTGTTTTCGCTCATTCGCAAAGAAGATGCCCGGCACTTGCCGGTGATCGGCAAATGGATGAACCGACTTTTGCCACGTTAA
- a CDS encoding adenine phosphoribosyltransferase, which translates to MDFKEKIRVIPDFPQPGIRFKDITTLLKEGPAYRAAIDTMVERLKDKQIDLIVGPEARGFVVGAPLAYALGAGFVPVRKAGKLPGETIETEYSLEYGKDKLAIHRDAIQPGQRVLVADDLLATGGTISATINLVRQLQGELVGAAFFIELTYLNGREKLQGIDVFSLVQY; encoded by the coding sequence ATGGATTTCAAAGAAAAGATTCGCGTGATTCCCGACTTCCCGCAACCGGGCATTCGGTTTAAGGACATCACCACGCTGTTAAAGGAAGGTCCGGCTTACCGCGCAGCCATCGACACCATGGTGGAACGTCTGAAGGACAAGCAAATCGACTTGATCGTCGGACCGGAAGCACGGGGATTCGTCGTCGGCGCGCCGTTGGCCTACGCATTGGGGGCAGGATTCGTCCCCGTACGCAAAGCGGGCAAATTGCCGGGGGAAACGATCGAGACTGAGTACAGTCTGGAATACGGGAAAGACAAACTGGCCATCCACCGCGACGCGATCCAGCCGGGACAACGCGTTCTGGTTGCGGATGACCTCTTGGCTACGGGCGGTACGATCAGTGCCACGATCAACCTAGTTCGACAACTGCAGGGCGAACTGGTGGGCGCTGCTTTCTTCATTGAACTGACCTACCTCAACGGTCGCGAAAAATTGCAGGGCATCGACGTGTTCTCCTTGGTTCAGTATTGA